A window of the Deinococcus sp. Marseille-Q6407 genome harbors these coding sequences:
- a CDS encoding Z1 domain-containing protein produces MTTINNHHEGILELTRTLLNIAGQEITYDLIAETVTQASQTLKLTLMPEEVQQINSQLRELYAVSIGQGAILIDNRDHEPWLQARSASITWNLYRRYEKYLASQGWHPRTLSRLSELSASILGLLEDPRREGSWDRRGMVVGQVQSGKTANYTALINRALDAGYPLIIVLAGRFNDLRSQTQQRIDEGVLGYDTLTLNPAQNAPHRIGVGQVYGYGTRHINSPTTSAQNGDFSSSAGGIKPGKDPVVMVVKKQKTVLKRLLKWCENLKSTPMPVLIIDDEADDSSVNTRTILDENGNLDPEYDPTVINGLIRLILNAFDRRCYLGYTATPYANIFITREGRSTKYGDDLFPRSFIVSLPAPDNYIGPERIFGMSDDPILGTGREGLDLARPVTDWADWVPAKHDTAWIPSPDLPPSLHTAIRCFILATAARRARGQGLKHSSMLVHVTRLKAVQKRVTDQINDEMSSLRNRIRYGLKDETIRDELHELWDAEFTPLDDGLTWEQVNDCLTEATEEIVVKTINGDAKDSLQYHEHCEVGLKVIVIGGDRLSRGLTLEGLVTSYYLRNAGAYDTLLQMGRWFGYRPGYLDLCRLFTSPSLIEQYVHVTLASEELRRQLELMSELEMTPEQFGLRVRTDPNQTMTVTSMNKMRSGTPLQLSYSATLSEQVTFLTAPAVNINNQNQVKKLLTSAGQPAASADQQGKLPNIIWHHVDPDLIVDFLRGYRISSANFRMIPTALAQYIEGRNTKGALIDWTVVLVSNSRAGDNTTTLAGQTVGYIQRTHLPPTRQERLAIRRLLSPPDEALDLTPGERKACIQEVQGRNGPVVKFSPVAARRKRGPQRGLLLIYPLQLRAPGGQSGDNPQTAEPTSSPALQTFGIAVSFPSDPEAREMKYLVNETYWQNEHGLPDSEEDAL; encoded by the coding sequence ATGACCACCATCAACAACCATCATGAAGGTATCCTCGAACTCACCCGCACGCTGCTCAACATTGCTGGGCAGGAGATCACCTATGACCTGATCGCGGAGACTGTGACCCAGGCATCGCAGACCCTGAAGCTGACTCTGATGCCGGAGGAGGTGCAACAGATCAACTCACAGTTGCGAGAACTCTATGCAGTGTCGATCGGCCAGGGGGCCATCCTCATAGATAACCGCGACCACGAACCCTGGCTCCAGGCACGCAGCGCATCCATCACTTGGAACCTCTATCGCCGCTACGAGAAGTACCTCGCCAGCCAGGGCTGGCATCCGAGGACGCTGAGCCGACTCAGCGAACTGTCCGCCAGTATCCTCGGGTTGCTCGAGGATCCCAGGCGCGAGGGCTCCTGGGACCGGCGGGGCATGGTCGTCGGGCAGGTACAGTCCGGCAAGACGGCGAACTACACTGCCCTGATCAACCGTGCGCTGGACGCAGGGTACCCGTTGATCATCGTCCTGGCTGGACGCTTCAACGATCTGCGCAGTCAGACGCAGCAGCGCATCGATGAGGGGGTTCTAGGCTACGACACCCTGACGCTCAACCCTGCTCAGAATGCTCCACACCGCATCGGAGTGGGGCAGGTGTACGGTTATGGCACCCGCCACATCAACAGCCCGACCACCAGCGCCCAGAACGGTGACTTCTCCAGTTCGGCTGGCGGAATCAAACCGGGCAAGGACCCGGTGGTCATGGTGGTCAAGAAGCAAAAGACCGTGCTCAAGCGCCTTCTGAAGTGGTGCGAGAACCTGAAGTCGACACCGATGCCGGTCCTTATCATTGATGACGAAGCGGACGACTCATCGGTCAACACGAGGACCATCCTGGACGAGAATGGGAATCTCGACCCGGAATACGATCCCACTGTTATCAACGGCCTGATCCGGCTCATCCTGAACGCCTTCGACCGTCGATGCTATCTGGGCTACACCGCCACCCCGTACGCCAACATCTTCATTACCCGCGAGGGCAGGTCAACGAAGTACGGGGATGACCTCTTCCCACGCAGCTTCATCGTCAGCCTGCCAGCACCTGATAACTACATCGGCCCTGAACGTATCTTCGGCATGAGTGACGATCCCATTCTCGGCACTGGAAGAGAGGGTCTCGACCTGGCACGTCCAGTGACCGACTGGGCAGACTGGGTTCCCGCAAAACATGACACTGCCTGGATCCCCTCGCCTGATCTGCCCCCCAGTCTGCACACGGCTATTCGCTGTTTCATCCTAGCTACCGCAGCCCGGCGTGCACGCGGCCAGGGTCTGAAGCACTCTTCCATGCTGGTCCATGTCACCCGTCTCAAGGCTGTGCAGAAGAGGGTGACCGATCAGATCAATGACGAAATGAGTTCCCTGCGAAACCGTATACGTTACGGACTCAAAGACGAGACGATACGTGACGAACTACATGAGCTGTGGGATGCCGAGTTCACGCCACTGGATGACGGCCTGACCTGGGAGCAGGTCAATGACTGCCTCACCGAGGCTACAGAGGAAATCGTCGTCAAGACAATTAATGGCGATGCGAAGGACAGCCTTCAGTACCATGAGCATTGCGAGGTGGGCCTCAAAGTCATCGTCATCGGCGGCGATCGCCTCTCACGAGGCCTGACGCTCGAGGGACTGGTGACCAGCTACTATCTGCGGAACGCTGGTGCCTATGACACACTGCTGCAGATGGGCCGCTGGTTCGGGTACCGGCCAGGTTACCTCGATCTGTGCCGCCTCTTCACCTCGCCGTCGCTGATCGAACAGTACGTGCATGTAACTTTGGCATCCGAGGAGCTGCGGCGGCAGCTGGAGCTGATGTCCGAGCTGGAGATGACACCGGAACAGTTCGGATTGCGGGTCCGGACCGATCCAAATCAGACTATGACGGTCACGTCCATGAACAAGATGCGCTCTGGCACGCCGCTCCAACTGAGCTACTCCGCCACGCTGAGTGAGCAGGTGACCTTCCTGACTGCGCCAGCGGTCAATATTAACAATCAGAATCAGGTGAAGAAGCTTCTGACTTCTGCAGGGCAGCCGGCAGCTTCAGCAGATCAACAAGGAAAGCTACCGAACATCATCTGGCACCATGTCGATCCAGATCTCATCGTGGACTTCCTACGTGGCTACCGGATATCGAGCGCGAATTTCCGCATGATCCCCACCGCGCTGGCCCAGTACATCGAGGGACGTAACACAAAAGGTGCCCTCATCGACTGGACAGTCGTGCTCGTCTCGAACAGCCGGGCGGGGGACAACACAACGACCCTGGCCGGTCAGACCGTGGGCTACATCCAGCGCACTCACCTTCCCCCCACAAGGCAGGAACGTCTCGCAATCCGCCGTCTCCTCAGCCCGCCGGACGAGGCCCTTGATCTGACACCCGGGGAGAGGAAGGCCTGCATACAGGAAGTGCAGGGCCGCAACGGACCGGTGGTCAAGTTCTCGCCTGTGGCTGCCCGCAGGAAGCGCGGCCCGCAGCGTGGGCTGCTACTGATCTATCCTCTCCAGCTGCGCGCACCTGGCGGACAGTCCGGGGATAATCCGCAGACAGCCGAACCTACTTCCTCACCTGCGCTGCAAACTTTCGGCATTGCCGTAAGCTTTCCGTCCGACCCGGAAGCACGTGAGATGAAGTATCTGGTCAACGAGACCTACTGGCAGAATGAACATGGACTCCCTGACTCTGAAGAGGACGCGCTTTGA
- a CDS encoding AIPR family protein → MNTDLIEFATRVQEDISTGLDSAPEGGAYHAEMLTTLFIDQLTDDLRNAPFEDGEVAHYQNARMRVSGYSLSDAGDRLDLFVTIQRGVIPPEYIPPVEVQRAFRQLGRFLERALSAENPLHLNMESAMPGYDMALRIHENREYLSHVQMHLFTDGLVRDHRPEDVNIGTFMVKRHVWDIQQLQRHHAHRQQPRTIIIDLQEMFGQYIPCLEMPGSGQDYDACLAIIPGNVVARIYAEHGMRLLERNVRAFLQARGGVNKGIRHTILKEPGRFLAYNNGISATASKVEYVTLSNGRRAISRIHDLQIVNGGQTTASLHRAMVRDRADLGQVHVQAKITIVDQQRMMEMVPLISRYANSQNKIEEADLAANDSFHVALEQESKRVWTPALAGVTQSHWFYERARGQYQDAESGMTTTARKKAFRKENPKNQKITKVDVARFIDIWDGMPDVVSRGNQKNFAYFTLRLSNIGAVDVNRELFQRLVAIAILSREASKMARAYPAYKVNIVTYTLAWIVNRTEQRLDLDRIWREQAVPQGLLDIMQAVMKQIQNEINTRPAGANVTEWCKKPVAWEEIMKLSIPATDSLSNFLTNQPIVLLQALPREENPAANILDDDDAEGNTGPEQHLSTTPLEDIYPEQKASPD, encoded by the coding sequence ATGAACACTGATCTGATCGAATTTGCCACACGCGTACAGGAGGACATCAGCACTGGCCTCGACAGCGCTCCGGAAGGCGGTGCCTACCACGCGGAGATGCTGACGACTCTGTTCATCGACCAGCTCACCGATGACCTACGTAACGCCCCATTCGAGGATGGCGAGGTTGCCCACTACCAGAATGCCCGAATGCGGGTCAGTGGTTACTCCCTTTCAGATGCCGGAGACCGGCTGGATCTGTTCGTGACCATCCAGCGCGGCGTCATACCGCCTGAGTACATCCCGCCCGTGGAGGTACAGCGTGCCTTCAGGCAGCTTGGTCGCTTTCTGGAACGTGCGCTCTCAGCGGAGAACCCCTTGCACCTGAACATGGAGTCGGCCATGCCTGGCTACGACATGGCCCTCCGGATACACGAGAACCGCGAGTACCTGAGCCATGTCCAGATGCACCTGTTCACGGACGGGCTAGTAAGAGACCACCGGCCTGAGGACGTGAACATCGGCACCTTCATGGTGAAGCGGCACGTGTGGGACATCCAGCAACTCCAGCGGCACCATGCCCACCGACAGCAACCGAGAACCATTATCATAGACCTACAGGAGATGTTCGGGCAGTACATTCCCTGCCTCGAAATGCCTGGCAGTGGGCAGGACTACGATGCCTGCCTCGCCATCATCCCAGGGAATGTGGTAGCGAGGATCTACGCTGAGCATGGAATGCGTCTCCTCGAGCGCAACGTGCGTGCATTCCTGCAGGCACGTGGTGGAGTGAACAAGGGGATCCGTCATACCATACTGAAGGAGCCGGGCCGGTTCCTTGCTTACAACAACGGCATCTCCGCCACTGCATCAAAGGTTGAGTACGTGACACTCTCCAATGGGCGCCGGGCCATCAGCCGCATCCATGATCTCCAGATTGTCAACGGGGGTCAGACCACCGCCTCGCTGCACCGGGCAATGGTGCGCGACAGGGCGGACCTCGGACAGGTGCATGTGCAGGCCAAGATTACCATCGTCGACCAGCAGCGAATGATGGAGATGGTGCCACTGATCTCACGCTATGCCAACAGTCAGAACAAGATCGAGGAGGCTGATCTGGCGGCCAACGATTCCTTCCATGTAGCACTTGAGCAGGAGTCCAAGAGAGTGTGGACACCTGCACTGGCAGGAGTCACCCAGTCACACTGGTTCTATGAGCGTGCTCGTGGGCAATACCAGGATGCAGAGTCAGGCATGACCACGACTGCGCGCAAGAAAGCCTTCCGCAAGGAGAATCCGAAGAATCAGAAGATCACCAAGGTTGACGTGGCCCGTTTCATTGATATCTGGGACGGGATGCCAGACGTTGTGAGCCGTGGTAATCAGAAGAACTTTGCGTACTTCACACTTCGTCTCAGCAACATCGGCGCGGTAGATGTGAACAGGGAGCTGTTCCAGCGCCTCGTGGCTATAGCTATCCTCTCCAGGGAAGCCAGCAAAATGGCACGTGCCTATCCAGCATACAAGGTCAATATCGTCACCTACACACTGGCGTGGATCGTGAACCGAACGGAACAGCGCCTTGATCTGGATCGCATCTGGCGTGAACAGGCAGTGCCACAGGGACTACTGGACATCATGCAGGCCGTTATGAAGCAGATTCAGAATGAGATCAATACCAGACCAGCCGGCGCCAATGTCACGGAGTGGTGCAAGAAACCAGTGGCCTGGGAGGAAATCATGAAACTGAGCATCCCGGCTACCGACAGTCTCAGCAATTTCCTTACTAATCAGCCGATTGTCTTACTCCAGGCTCTTCCCCGGGAGGAAAACCCTGCAGCAAACATCCTGGATGATGACGATGCCGAAGGCAATACCGGGCCAGAACAGCATCTGTCGACCACGCCCCTGGAGGACATTTACCCCGAACAGAAGGCCTCGCCTGATTGA
- a CDS encoding ATP-binding protein has translation MIEAMRALGYSLQAAIADIVDNSISANARRIEIRLDWREHQATVTVLDDGIGMNRETLINAMRPGSRNPLEKRAAGDLGRFGMGLKTASFSQCRCLTVATRVAGGPIEVRRWDLDHVAATEEWQLLHGFRPGSEWQADRLTGIEHGTLVLWECLDRLTGTVGADPASQQRARAQFLAQARKVEQHLAMTFHQFLTGQGKVELLLNGKPIKPWDPLLASREYIEQQPEEWLWLDGQAIRVQGTVLPHHSRLAGPDLLEAEGPRGWNSQQGFHVYRDGRLLVAGGWLGLGLERDDRFRLARIRIDLPSSLDAQWGVDIRKARVTVPPSLRERLRSIARLTRDRALRVYRHRARLLSPRRPDEPVSLWTVRTTTQGGYQHEIDRLHPLIQALQQVPGAQPGLNALLKMIEATLPVERIWLTETTRDQSAPESPDELDALRKTLTDVVTMLVSNGYNEEEALLLARGMEPFCNHPGITPLPLPPESAT, from the coding sequence ATGATCGAGGCGATGCGTGCTCTGGGCTACAGCCTCCAAGCCGCCATTGCCGATATTGTTGACAACTCCATCTCTGCTAATGCCCGCAGGATCGAGATCCGCCTGGACTGGCGTGAACATCAGGCCACAGTTACCGTCCTCGACGATGGGATCGGGATGAACCGTGAGACGCTGATCAACGCCATGCGGCCCGGTTCCCGCAACCCGCTGGAGAAGCGGGCGGCTGGTGACCTCGGCCGCTTCGGGATGGGCCTCAAGACTGCATCGTTCTCGCAGTGTCGTTGCCTCACTGTTGCTACGCGGGTAGCTGGAGGCCCAATCGAGGTCAGGCGCTGGGACCTGGATCATGTGGCTGCTACGGAGGAGTGGCAACTGCTGCACGGCTTCCGGCCTGGCAGCGAGTGGCAGGCTGACAGGCTGACCGGAATAGAGCATGGCACGCTTGTCCTCTGGGAATGTCTGGACCGACTGACAGGGACGGTCGGGGCTGATCCTGCTTCGCAGCAGCGCGCACGGGCTCAGTTCCTGGCCCAGGCGAGGAAGGTGGAACAGCACCTAGCCATGACGTTCCATCAGTTTCTCACAGGCCAGGGGAAGGTTGAACTCCTCCTGAATGGTAAGCCGATTAAACCATGGGATCCACTGCTTGCCAGCCGAGAATACATTGAGCAGCAGCCCGAGGAGTGGCTCTGGCTGGATGGACAGGCCATACGGGTACAGGGAACCGTCCTGCCCCATCATTCCCGCCTAGCGGGTCCAGATTTGCTGGAGGCAGAGGGGCCACGCGGCTGGAATTCCCAGCAGGGGTTTCACGTCTACCGTGACGGGCGCCTGCTTGTCGCAGGTGGGTGGCTAGGGCTTGGCCTTGAACGTGACGACAGATTCCGTCTGGCCCGCATCCGCATTGACCTGCCCTCCAGCCTGGACGCCCAGTGGGGAGTGGATATCCGCAAGGCTCGGGTGACTGTCCCTCCATCCCTCCGTGAACGCCTGAGGAGCATTGCCCGGCTTACCCGCGACCGGGCACTGCGTGTCTACCGTCATCGTGCGAGGTTGTTATCCCCCCGACGGCCGGATGAGCCTGTCAGCCTGTGGACTGTGCGGACCACCACGCAGGGGGGCTACCAGCATGAGATCGACCGTCTCCATCCTCTGATCCAGGCTCTCCAGCAGGTGCCAGGCGCACAACCGGGCCTGAACGCGCTTCTCAAAATGATCGAGGCGACCCTGCCAGTTGAACGCATCTGGCTCACAGAGACCACCAGGGATCAGTCTGCGCCGGAGAGTCCCGATGAGCTCGATGCTCTCCGGAAAACACTGACCGATGTTGTGACTATGCTCGTCAGCAATGGTTACAACGAGGAGGAGGCTCTCCTGCTGGCCCGCGGCATGGAGCCCTTCTGTAATCATCCCGGCATCACGCCCCTTCCCCTGCCACCGGAGTCAGCTACATGA
- a CDS encoding PD-(D/E)XK motif protein, whose product MNLSDTWAALESKPHGPDTALLMQSSHDGVHSAVAAGLRVPDAQRVLILRLDSAQARILQRQGMTTAITLTRLQDDRLFSGQVNIELASADQRYQELFTLIGDDLIAQLEDDPVNAGHVILARLDLWREFLRRREEGDTERWARGLFGELWYLKHHVLPHRPGLAGLGCWLGPAGAAHDFELGACTIELKTGTTGSETVSISSLQQLTPSPGSKLLLGHLRLRRDSQGMTLRELSASIRAMLPPEAHQLLESRLLAAGYVEQDRELRDDLRLAVQDLRIFHVTSGFPALTVASVPVGIEQCTYTINLASCHYFQVPTDFPWNPALEITSNNEH is encoded by the coding sequence TTGAATCTCAGTGATACCTGGGCAGCCCTGGAGAGTAAGCCCCACGGGCCTGACACAGCATTGCTGATGCAGAGCAGCCATGATGGCGTTCACTCAGCCGTGGCAGCGGGCCTGCGTGTTCCGGATGCACAGCGGGTGCTCATCCTCCGGCTGGACTCCGCTCAGGCGCGAATCCTCCAACGCCAGGGCATGACCACCGCGATCACGCTCACACGATTGCAGGATGACCGGCTGTTCTCCGGACAGGTGAACATTGAGCTGGCTTCTGCTGATCAGCGCTACCAGGAACTCTTCACCCTGATCGGTGATGACCTCATCGCCCAGCTTGAAGATGACCCCGTGAATGCAGGACATGTGATCCTCGCGCGCCTCGACCTGTGGCGGGAGTTCCTGCGTCGCCGGGAAGAGGGAGACACTGAACGCTGGGCGCGTGGACTCTTCGGGGAACTGTGGTACCTGAAGCACCATGTTCTGCCCCACCGCCCCGGTCTGGCCGGTCTGGGATGCTGGCTCGGGCCAGCCGGTGCCGCCCATGACTTCGAGCTGGGTGCCTGCACCATTGAACTGAAAACCGGGACAACTGGCAGCGAGACCGTCAGCATCTCCAGTCTTCAGCAACTGACACCGTCTCCCGGTAGCAAGCTCCTGCTGGGCCACCTGCGCCTGCGCCGGGACAGCCAGGGAATGACGCTCAGGGAACTGAGCGCCAGCATCCGCGCAATGCTTCCACCAGAGGCGCACCAGCTTCTGGAAAGCCGTCTACTGGCCGCAGGCTATGTTGAACAGGACCGCGAACTGCGTGATGATCTACGGCTTGCCGTGCAGGATCTTCGCATCTTCCACGTCACATCCGGTTTCCCGGCACTGACTGTCGCTAGCGTACCAGTCGGTATCGAACAGTGTACCTACACCATCAACCTCGCCTCATGCCACTACTTTCAGGTCCCGACAGACTTTCCCTGGAACCCTGCCCTGGAGATCACCAGCAACAATGAACACTGA